The Allocatelliglobosispora scoriae genome contains a region encoding:
- the glmS gene encoding glutamine--fructose-6-phosphate transaminase (isomerizing), giving the protein MCGIVGYVGSRPALDIVVDGLRKLEYRGYDSAGVAVVAESADVDLIVAKRAGKLANLDRALAEEAIEGIEAGLTGIGHTRWATHGGPTDRNAHPHVSADGRVAVIHNGIIENFARLRAELEAAGVEFASDTDTECVAHLLAAEVAAMPVASPANLAEAMRRVVARLEGAFTLLVVDRLVPGAVVGARRNSPLVAGRGVGENFLASDVSAFIEHTREAVELGQDQVVLITADAIEITDFDGKPVEGRDYHVDWDARAAEKGGHDWFMLKEIEEQPQAVADTLRGRIGINGGIVLDEVRLTDQDLRDVDKIFIVACGTAYHAGLVAKYAIEHWTRIPCEVELASEFRYRDPVLDRSTLVIAISQSGETMDTLMALRHAKEQKARVLAVCNTNGSTIPRESDAVLYTHGGPEIAVASTKAFLTQLAACYLVGLHLAQVRGIKYADEVASVIDQLQRMPDAITEVLSTMDEVRALARLLADQDTMLFIGRHVGYPVALEGALKLKELAYTHAEGFAAGELKHGPIALIDEGTPVVCVVPSPAGRSVLHDKIVSNIQEVRARGARTIVIAEEGDDAVIAYADHLIRVPRTPTLLAPFVTTVPLQVLACEIATARGHDVDQPRNLAKSVTVE; this is encoded by the coding sequence ATGTGTGGGATCGTGGGGTACGTCGGCAGCCGGCCAGCGCTCGACATCGTCGTCGATGGGCTGCGCAAACTGGAGTACAGGGGCTATGACTCCGCCGGTGTCGCGGTGGTCGCCGAATCAGCAGACGTCGATTTGATCGTCGCCAAGCGGGCGGGCAAGCTCGCCAACCTGGATCGCGCTCTCGCCGAGGAGGCGATCGAGGGGATCGAGGCCGGTTTGACGGGAATCGGACACACGCGATGGGCCACCCACGGCGGCCCGACCGATCGCAACGCCCACCCGCACGTCTCGGCCGACGGCCGGGTCGCCGTCATCCACAACGGCATCATCGAGAACTTCGCCCGGCTCCGCGCCGAGCTGGAGGCGGCCGGGGTCGAGTTCGCCTCCGACACCGACACCGAGTGCGTCGCGCACCTGCTCGCGGCCGAGGTCGCCGCGATGCCCGTCGCCTCGCCCGCCAACCTCGCCGAGGCGATGCGCCGCGTCGTCGCCCGGCTCGAAGGGGCATTCACGCTGCTCGTCGTCGACCGCCTGGTGCCCGGCGCCGTCGTCGGCGCCCGGCGCAACTCACCGCTCGTCGCCGGCCGCGGCGTGGGGGAGAACTTCCTCGCCAGCGATGTCAGTGCCTTCATCGAGCACACCCGGGAGGCGGTCGAGCTCGGCCAGGACCAGGTCGTGCTGATCACCGCGGACGCGATCGAGATCACCGACTTCGACGGCAAGCCGGTCGAGGGCCGCGACTACCACGTGGACTGGGACGCCCGTGCCGCCGAGAAGGGCGGCCACGACTGGTTCATGCTCAAGGAGATCGAGGAGCAGCCGCAGGCGGTCGCCGACACGCTGCGCGGCCGTATCGGCATCAACGGCGGCATCGTCCTCGACGAGGTCCGCCTCACCGACCAGGACCTGCGCGATGTCGACAAGATCTTCATCGTGGCGTGCGGCACGGCTTACCACGCCGGTCTCGTCGCGAAATACGCCATCGAGCACTGGACCCGCATCCCGTGCGAGGTCGAGCTCGCCAGCGAGTTCCGCTACCGCGACCCGGTGCTCGACCGGTCGACGCTCGTCATCGCGATCTCCCAGTCCGGCGAGACGATGGACACCCTGATGGCCCTGCGCCACGCCAAGGAGCAGAAGGCCCGGGTCCTCGCCGTCTGCAACACCAACGGTTCGACGATCCCGCGCGAGTCCGACGCCGTGCTCTACACCCACGGCGGTCCCGAGATCGCCGTCGCCTCGACCAAGGCCTTCCTGACCCAGCTCGCCGCCTGTTACCTCGTCGGCCTGCACCTGGCCCAGGTCCGCGGCATCAAATACGCCGACGAGGTGGCCTCGGTCATCGACCAGCTGCAGCGGATGCCCGACGCGATCACTGAGGTCCTCTCCACCATGGACGAGGTCCGCGCGCTCGCCAGGCTCCTCGCCGATCAGGACACGATGCTCTTCATCGGTCGGCACGTCGGTTACCCGGTGGCGCTGGAGGGTGCGCTGAAGCTGAAGGAACTCGCCTACACCCACGCGGAGGGCTTCGCCGCCGGTGAGCTCAAGCACGGGCCGATCGCGCTGATCGACGAAGGCACCCCGGTGGTCTGTGTGGTGCCGTCACCGGCGGGCCGCAGCGTGCTGCACGACAAGATCGTTTCAAACATCCAGGAGGTACGCGCACGGGGCGCCCGCACCATCGTCATCGCGGAGGAGGGTGACGACGCCGTCATCGCCTATGCCGATCACCTGATCCGCGTGCCGAGGACGCCGACCCTGCTCGCCCCGTTTGTCACCACCGTGCCGCTGCAGGTGCTCGCGTGCGAGATCGCGACGGCTCGTGGCCACGATGTCGACCAGCCCCGCAACCTCGCCAAGTCGGTCACTGTCGAATAG
- a CDS encoding Uma2 family endonuclease, with translation MDQPGRLLTIDDLDAIPYDGKRYELIDGVLHVSPAPTHPHQAVSGFLFSWLFDNAPDGMTAAQAIDMHVSRFKSFIPDVLVAVRAGETRDSPVTPAEVLLAVEIVSPGSRPMDRVRKPRHYAQAGIECFWRIEQEPELTVHTYTLDHSTGTYLPTGSFTEVVAVERPWPIKLPVALIDPGKRRGAIRQ, from the coding sequence ATGGACCAGCCTGGACGCCTGTTGACGATCGACGACCTCGACGCAATTCCGTATGACGGCAAGCGCTACGAGCTCATCGACGGAGTCCTCCACGTGTCCCCAGCTCCCACCCATCCCCATCAAGCCGTTTCAGGTTTCCTCTTCAGCTGGCTCTTCGACAACGCACCCGACGGCATGACGGCAGCTCAGGCTATCGATATGCACGTCAGTCGCTTCAAGTCCTTCATCCCGGACGTGCTGGTGGCCGTGCGTGCCGGGGAGACCCGCGACAGTCCGGTGACTCCAGCCGAGGTGCTGCTGGCGGTCGAGATCGTGTCACCCGGATCTCGACCCATGGACAGGGTCCGCAAGCCACGCCACTACGCCCAGGCGGGCATCGAGTGCTTCTGGCGGATCGAGCAGGAGCCGGAGCTGACGGTCCATACCTACACACTGGACCACAGCACCGGCACCTATCTGCCGACCGGCTCCTTCACCGAGGTCGTCGCGGTGGAGCGACCCTGGCCGATCAAGCTGCCGGTGGCACTGATCGACCCCGGGAAGCGCCGCGGCGCTATTCGACAGTGA
- a CDS encoding alpha/beta hydrolase, whose protein sequence is MITFARLASADIDAWRSAGDAWRRLAASVGDGEAHITGSGQGLRADWAGPAATAATAQVAAIGADLAALRVPLTQIQQVLATHAEAIERARRLLIAGVDGVEDTRVVVTAEGRVELDVRGAPPAPWEAALAARTAERISAALTMASRADAETSRALSELAKAAETHWTEAPPSCPPGGGAGAVRLWWSGLTPAQRRWLIAHQPDVIGSLDGVPAADRDLANREWLSREHARLSGLRDALHGKRGAEDELARIESRLAGLSALERRLDGGEPRGYLLGLDTRGDGRVILALGDPDRSDNVLTYVPGAGSELNGGVAGLIDRTATMSAAATAADPTLSTSSILWLDFDSPDAMQATSAAYAHAAQHALHDFQQGLTITHDGEIGQQTLVGHSYGSLVIGETARDRGVAADDLVFLGSAGVGVDHAADLHLDPGAVWSSHARHDPIQLAAPNPLQAALDQMLGPYLGDPMTRLWHGVNPSDTGFGGHRFTSADGGELGHAHSSYWDSGNPGLAAVGAIASGHDDRLK, encoded by the coding sequence GTGATCACCTTCGCCCGACTCGCGAGCGCCGACATCGACGCGTGGCGGTCCGCGGGCGATGCGTGGCGGCGGCTCGCCGCCTCGGTCGGCGACGGCGAGGCGCACATCACCGGCTCCGGGCAGGGCCTGCGGGCCGACTGGGCGGGTCCGGCCGCGACCGCCGCGACCGCCCAGGTGGCCGCGATCGGCGCGGACCTCGCCGCGCTGCGGGTGCCGTTGACGCAGATCCAGCAGGTGCTCGCCACGCACGCCGAGGCGATCGAGCGGGCCAGGAGGTTGCTGATCGCGGGGGTGGACGGGGTCGAGGACACCCGCGTGGTGGTGACCGCCGAGGGTCGTGTCGAGCTCGATGTGCGCGGAGCACCGCCCGCACCGTGGGAGGCCGCACTCGCCGCGAGGACCGCCGAGCGGATCAGCGCCGCCCTGACGATGGCGAGCCGAGCCGACGCCGAGACCAGCCGGGCGCTCAGCGAGCTGGCCAAGGCGGCCGAGACCCACTGGACCGAGGCGCCGCCGAGCTGCCCGCCCGGCGGCGGGGCGGGTGCGGTGCGGCTCTGGTGGTCCGGGCTCACCCCGGCGCAGCGCCGCTGGCTGATCGCGCACCAGCCGGACGTCATCGGGTCGCTCGACGGGGTGCCCGCCGCCGATCGCGACCTCGCCAATCGCGAATGGCTCAGCCGGGAGCACGCCCGGCTGAGCGGACTGCGCGACGCCCTGCACGGCAAGCGGGGAGCCGAGGACGAGTTGGCCAGGATCGAGTCCCGCCTCGCCGGTCTCAGCGCGCTCGAACGGCGTCTGGACGGCGGCGAGCCCCGTGGCTATCTGCTCGGCCTCGACACCCGGGGCGACGGCAGGGTGATCCTCGCCCTCGGCGACCCGGATCGCTCCGACAACGTGCTGACCTACGTTCCCGGTGCCGGGAGCGAGCTCAACGGCGGTGTCGCCGGGCTCATCGACCGCACGGCGACGATGTCGGCCGCCGCCACCGCAGCCGACCCGACCCTGAGCACCTCATCGATCCTCTGGCTCGATTTCGACAGCCCCGACGCGATGCAGGCCACCTCCGCCGCCTATGCCCACGCGGCCCAGCATGCACTGCACGACTTCCAGCAGGGGCTGACGATCACCCATGACGGCGAGATCGGCCAGCAGACACTCGTCGGGCACAGCTACGGCTCGCTCGTCATCGGCGAGACGGCCCGCGATCGGGGTGTCGCCGCCGACGATCTGGTCTTCCTCGGCTCGGCCGGCGTCGGGGTCGACCACGCCGCCGACCTGCATCTCGATCCCGGCGCCGTCTGGTCCAGCCATGCCCGACACGATCCCATCCAGCTCGCCGCGCCCAATCCGTTGCAGGCGGCGCTGGACCAGATGCTCGGACCCTACCTCGGTGATCCGATGACGCGGCTGTGGCACGGGGTGAACCCCTCGGACACGGGGTTCGGCGGGCACCGCTTCACCAGCGCCGACGGGGGCGAGCTCGGGCACGCTCACTCGTCCTATTGGGACAGCGGCAATCCGGGGCTGGCGGCAGTGGGTGCCATTGCTTCCGGTCATGACGACAGGTTAAAGTGA
- a CDS encoding holo-ACP synthase yields the protein MIVAVGNDVVLVDRFARALQRTPLLVDRLFTEAERTTRSGNQRGPESLAARFAAKEAVAKALGAPTGLHWHDCEIVVDPDGRPWLTVSGTVAAAAAERGIHRWHLSLSHDGGIAAAVVIAERDG from the coding sequence GTGATCGTGGCCGTGGGTAATGACGTGGTGCTGGTTGATCGGTTCGCGCGGGCGCTCCAACGCACGCCGCTGCTGGTCGACCGCCTCTTCACCGAGGCCGAGCGGACGACGCGGTCCGGCAACCAGCGCGGGCCCGAGTCGCTCGCCGCCCGGTTCGCGGCGAAGGAGGCCGTCGCGAAGGCGCTGGGCGCTCCGACCGGGCTGCACTGGCACGATTGCGAGATCGTCGTCGACCCGGACGGTCGCCCGTGGTTGACGGTCTCGGGCACGGTGGCGGCGGCTGCGGCCGAGCGCGGCATCCATCGCTGGCACCTCTCGCTGTCCCACGACGGCGGCATCGCGGCCGCTGTGGTGATCGCGGAGCGTGACGGCTGA
- a CDS encoding NAD(P)H-hydrate dehydratase, with protein MREAWRSAEVRAAEKVLMRSLPEGTLMARAAAGLARRCVVTLREGRPGRVYAARVAILAGPGDNGGDALYAGAELARRGAQVTAVPLHADRLHPGGLAAFRAAGGRLAERLPAEVDLIVDGLLGIGAKGALAGRAAELAEAANESTALVIAVDLPSGVIADTGDVPGPAVRADVTVTFGALKPALVVGPAAPLAGQVELVEIGLTLPGTPALRIADAAMIAEWWPVAGPHDNKYSRGVVGLSTGSATFPGAALLSTRGALAGPTGLVRYAGPAHAVVVTLHPTVIGSPRVADTGRVQAWVCGSGLGQDKRAGDELRAVLASPVPAVLDADAITLLVDGTLANHLRARNAPTVITPHDGEFTRLAGEAPGEDRVAAALKLAAWTRSVILLKGDRTIVADPSGEAWVNPTGHPALATGGSGDVLAGLLGSLLAAGLPATRAAVAAAFVHGLAGRHAAESGPVTATEIAEALRSGINLVTGG; from the coding sequence ATGCGGGAAGCCTGGCGGTCGGCGGAGGTCCGCGCGGCCGAGAAGGTGCTGATGAGGAGCCTGCCCGAGGGCACGCTGATGGCGCGGGCCGCAGCGGGTCTCGCGCGGCGCTGCGTCGTGACGCTGCGGGAGGGACGGCCGGGCAGGGTCTACGCGGCTCGCGTCGCCATCCTGGCGGGCCCCGGTGACAACGGCGGCGACGCCCTCTACGCCGGTGCGGAGCTCGCCCGGCGGGGTGCCCAGGTGACGGCGGTCCCGCTGCATGCGGATCGGCTGCACCCCGGTGGTCTCGCGGCGTTCCGAGCGGCCGGTGGACGCCTCGCCGAGCGGTTGCCGGCCGAGGTGGACCTCATCGTCGACGGGCTGCTCGGCATCGGGGCCAAGGGTGCGTTGGCCGGCCGGGCGGCGGAGCTGGCCGAGGCCGCCAACGAGTCGACCGCGCTGGTCATCGCCGTCGACCTGCCGTCCGGGGTCATCGCCGACACCGGTGACGTGCCCGGTCCGGCCGTGCGCGCCGACGTGACCGTGACCTTCGGTGCGCTCAAGCCCGCGCTCGTCGTCGGCCCGGCCGCCCCGCTCGCGGGCCAGGTGGAGCTGGTGGAGATCGGGCTGACCCTGCCGGGGACACCGGCGCTGCGGATCGCCGACGCGGCGATGATCGCCGAGTGGTGGCCGGTCGCGGGCCCGCACGACAACAAATACTCGCGCGGTGTCGTCGGGCTCTCGACGGGCTCGGCGACCTTCCCCGGCGCGGCGCTGCTCTCGACCCGGGGTGCCCTGGCCGGCCCGACGGGACTGGTGCGCTACGCCGGCCCGGCGCACGCGGTCGTCGTGACACTGCACCCGACGGTGATCGGCTCGCCCCGCGTCGCCGACACGGGCCGGGTCCAGGCATGGGTCTGCGGCAGCGGTCTCGGCCAGGACAAACGTGCCGGTGACGAGCTGCGGGCGGTGCTGGCGTCGCCCGTCCCGGCGGTCCTCGACGCCGACGCGATCACCCTGCTCGTCGACGGCACCCTCGCCAATCACCTGCGCGCCCGCAACGCACCGACCGTGATCACCCCGCACGACGGCGAGTTCACCCGCCTCGCCGGGGAGGCGCCCGGGGAGGACCGGGTGGCCGCGGCGTTGAAGCTCGCCGCCTGGACCCGCTCGGTGATCCTGCTCAAGGGCGATCGCACGATCGTCGCGGATCCGAGCGGCGAGGCCTGGGTCAACCCGACCGGGCACCCCGCGCTCGCCACGGGCGGCTCGGGGGATGTGCTCGCCGGGCTGCTCGGCTCGCTGCTCGCGGCGGGGCTGCCCGCGACCAGGGCGGCGGTGGCAGCGGCGTTCGTGCACGGGCTGGCGGGGCGGCACGCCGCCGAGTCCGGTCCGGTCACCGCCACGGAGATCGCCGAGGCGCTCCGCTCAGGCATCAACCTCGTGACCGGTGGGTAG
- the alr gene encoding alanine racemase: protein MWQAEVLVDLDAIRSNVTKLRAATTAQVMAVVKADGYGHGAVPCARAALEGGATWLGVCTLAEALELRAAGIEAPVLAWLIGPGQPLHQAIEADVDLSAAGVDQLAEIVTAATVVGEPARVHLKIDTGLHRNGATAQTWPALLEAAAKAEADGLIEVIGVWSHFVYADAPGHETIDQQLVAFGEALDVAESFGITPQLRHIANSAATLTRTDAHFDLVRPGIAVYGLSPIAGETFGLRPAMTAHARVLLTKQVGPDEGVSYGHTYQTRSDTTLALVPLGYADGVPRAASNVGPIAVNGKRYTIAGRVCMDQVMLDCGDDGVHPGDEAILFGPGDRGEPTATDWADAIGTINYEIVTRFGSGRVPRTFAGERHG, encoded by the coding sequence ATGTGGCAGGCCGAGGTACTAGTTGACCTGGATGCGATTCGCTCAAACGTGACTAAACTGCGCGCGGCAACCACGGCGCAGGTGATGGCGGTCGTCAAGGCCGACGGCTACGGGCACGGTGCTGTGCCCTGTGCCCGGGCGGCGCTGGAGGGCGGGGCGACCTGGCTCGGTGTCTGCACGCTCGCCGAGGCGCTGGAGCTACGCGCGGCGGGGATCGAGGCGCCGGTGCTCGCCTGGCTGATCGGTCCGGGCCAGCCCCTGCACCAGGCTATCGAGGCCGACGTCGATCTCAGCGCCGCCGGGGTGGACCAGCTCGCCGAGATCGTCACGGCGGCGACGGTCGTCGGGGAGCCTGCTCGCGTACACCTCAAGATTGACACCGGCCTGCACCGCAACGGCGCGACAGCTCAGACGTGGCCGGCCCTGCTGGAGGCCGCGGCGAAAGCCGAGGCCGACGGTCTGATCGAGGTCATCGGCGTCTGGAGCCACTTCGTCTATGCCGACGCGCCGGGTCACGAGACGATCGACCAGCAGCTCGTCGCCTTCGGCGAGGCGCTCGACGTGGCCGAGAGCTTCGGCATCACCCCGCAGCTGCGTCACATCGCCAACTCGGCGGCCACGCTGACCCGCACCGATGCCCACTTCGACCTGGTCCGCCCGGGGATCGCGGTCTACGGACTCTCGCCGATCGCGGGGGAGACCTTCGGCCTGCGCCCCGCGATGACCGCGCACGCCCGGGTCCTGCTCACCAAGCAGGTCGGTCCGGACGAGGGCGTCTCCTATGGCCACACCTATCAGACGAGGTCCGACACGACGCTGGCGCTGGTCCCGCTCGGCTATGCCGACGGGGTGCCCCGGGCCGCCTCCAACGTGGGTCCGATCGCCGTCAACGGCAAGCGCTACACGATCGCCGGTCGGGTCTGCATGGACCAGGTGATGCTCGACTGCGGCGATGACGGGGTGCACCCCGGCGACGAGGCGATCCTCTTCGGGCCCGGTGACCGGGGCGAGCCGACGGCGACCGACTGGGCCGACGCGATCGGCACGATCAACTACGAGATCGTGACCCGCTTCGGCAGCGGCCGGGTGCCGCGGACCTTCGCGGGTGAGCGGCATGGCTGA
- a CDS encoding alpha/beta fold hydrolase, producing the protein MADAVVPAASTPAKAAKPSGGRSTARKVGLIGAIVGVAAAGIAAGVAAERAWVRRSRAGVEDPYADEPFGRLPFDESLTVTTADGVDLYVEIVEPADGVTLDFNDADPEPTVIFVHGFCLDMGTFHFQRRLLDGGEYRMVLYDQPGHGKSGRLSDGEYDLPALGEALRDVIRETTTPDSDIVLVGHSMGGMAIMACAERYPEIFANRVVGVALISTSGGRVQGVKLGGLPELISRTSAPLLPVLSGASRMSGPMIDKARQASSDLAWLLTRRYGFGGKQPSPALVSYVERMNSGTTTETVARYLRTLSSHARYPALAAIADKPVLVIVGDKDPILPLKHSEEIVRHLPQAEMVVVPDSGHVVLLEHADAVNEALLAFLAKVMP; encoded by the coding sequence ATGGCTGACGCGGTGGTCCCGGCGGCGTCGACGCCGGCGAAGGCGGCCAAGCCGTCCGGAGGCAGGTCGACAGCGCGCAAGGTCGGGCTGATCGGTGCGATCGTGGGTGTCGCGGCGGCGGGGATCGCCGCGGGAGTGGCTGCGGAAAGGGCGTGGGTGCGGCGATCCAGGGCGGGTGTCGAGGACCCCTATGCGGATGAGCCCTTCGGCAGGCTGCCCTTCGACGAGTCGCTGACGGTCACGACGGCCGACGGTGTCGATCTCTATGTCGAGATCGTGGAGCCGGCCGACGGTGTGACGCTCGACTTCAACGATGCCGATCCCGAACCTACCGTGATCTTCGTGCACGGGTTCTGCCTCGACATGGGGACCTTCCACTTCCAGCGGCGGCTGCTCGACGGCGGCGAATACCGCATGGTCCTCTATGACCAGCCGGGCCACGGCAAGTCCGGGCGGCTGTCGGACGGGGAGTACGACCTGCCAGCGCTCGGTGAGGCCCTGCGGGACGTGATCCGCGAGACGACCACGCCCGACAGCGACATCGTGCTGGTGGGGCACTCGATGGGCGGCATGGCGATCATGGCGTGTGCTGAGCGCTACCCGGAGATCTTCGCCAACCGGGTCGTCGGCGTGGCTCTCATCAGTACGTCCGGCGGCCGGGTCCAGGGCGTCAAGCTGGGCGGCCTGCCCGAGCTGATCTCCCGCACGAGCGCTCCGCTGCTGCCGGTGCTCTCCGGCGCGTCCCGGATGAGCGGCCCGATGATCGACAAGGCCCGGCAGGCCTCGTCGGACCTGGCATGGCTGCTGACTCGGCGGTACGGCTTCGGCGGCAAACAGCCGAGCCCGGCACTCGTCTCCTACGTGGAGCGGATGAACTCCGGCACGACGACCGAGACCGTTGCCCGCTACCTGCGGACGCTCTCCAGCCACGCGAGGTACCCGGCGCTCGCGGCGATCGCCGACAAACCCGTCCTCGTCATCGTCGGCGACAAGGACCCGATCCTGCCGCTGAAGCACTCCGAGGAGATCGTTCGCCACCTGCCGCAGGCGGAGATGGTCGTCGTCCCCGACTCCGGCCACGTCGTCCTGTTGGAGCACGCCGACGCGGTCAACGAAGCCCTGCTCGCCTTCCTGGCTAAAGTCATGCCGTGA
- the tsaE gene encoding tRNA (adenosine(37)-N6)-threonylcarbamoyltransferase complex ATPase subunit type 1 TsaE: MKLSTVEETRAFGTRLAGLLRAGDLVILGGPLGAGKTALAQGIGEGLRVVGAVTSPTFVIARVHRPDREAGGSVPMVHVDAYRLGTVTDPRAEIDDLDLDADLEDSVTLVEWGEGLVEQLSDAHLEVRISRLDDDTRVVELVGHGGDWASRLA; this comes from the coding sequence GTGAAGTTGTCGACTGTTGAGGAGACTCGCGCCTTCGGCACCCGGCTCGCCGGGCTGCTTCGGGCCGGTGACCTCGTCATTCTTGGTGGCCCCCTCGGTGCGGGCAAGACGGCGCTGGCTCAGGGGATCGGGGAGGGGCTGCGCGTCGTGGGCGCCGTCACCTCGCCGACGTTCGTCATCGCGCGGGTGCACCGGCCCGATCGCGAGGCCGGTGGGTCGGTGCCGATGGTGCACGTCGATGCGTACCGGTTGGGGACCGTGACCGATCCGCGGGCCGAGATCGACGATCTCGACCTGGACGCGGACCTGGAGGACTCGGTCACGCTGGTGGAGTGGGGCGAGGGGTTGGTGGAGCAGCTCTCCGACGCGCACCTCGAGGTGCGGATCTCGCGGCTCGACGACGACACCCGCGTCGTGGAGCTCGTCGGCCACGGCGGCGACTGGGCCTCTCGACTCGCCTGA
- a CDS encoding DUF397 domain-containing protein: MSSTEKFDGRWFTATTSDGVEVAFAADGSIGVRNSKLGEDGHVLEFTPAEWDAFLDGAMKDEFTIPA; this comes from the coding sequence ATGAGTTCCACGGAGAAGTTCGATGGCCGCTGGTTCACAGCGACCACGTCAGACGGTGTCGAGGTGGCCTTCGCCGCCGATGGCAGCATCGGCGTGCGAAACAGCAAGCTCGGCGAGGACGGCCACGTCCTGGAGTTCACCCCCGCCGAATGGGACGCGTTCCTCGATGGAGCCATGAAGGACGAGTTCACGATTCCCGCCTGA